A segment of the Streptomyces pactum genome:
CGCACTGGTCGGAAAGGCCGCCTACGTCGTTACCGAGGTGACGGACATGGAGGGCAGGGTCCGTATCGGCGGCGAGGAATGGACGGCCCGTTCCTATGACGAGACGCTGGTGATCCCCCGAGGGGCGACCGTCGACGTCATGGAGATCAGCGGATCCACCGCACTCGTCTACCCCCGGGAGTGACCATGGAAGCCTCGGCGTTCCTCATCGCAGGCGTGATCGTAGCGCTGCTCGCGGTCTTCACCGTGGTGCGGGCGGTACGCATCGTGCCCCAGGCCCGTGCCCGCAACGTCGAACGGCTCGGCCGCTACCACCGCACCCTGAAACCCGGCCTGAGCCTCGTCATTCCCTACATCGATCGCGTCTATCCGGTGATCGATCTGAGGGAACAGGTCGTCTCCTTCAAACCGCAGCCGGTCATCACCGAGGACAACCTGGTCGTCGAGATCGACACCGTGCTGTATTTCCAGGTCACCGATCCACGCGCGGCGTTCTACGAGATCGCGAGTTTTCTCCAGGCGGTCGAGCAGCTCACCGTCACCACTTTGCGCAATGTCGTGGGTTCCATGGATCTGGAGAAGACCCTCACATCACGCGACACCATCAACAGCCAGCTCCGCGGTGTGCTCGACGAGGCCACCGGTAAGTGGGGGCTGCGGGTGAACCGGGTGGAGATCAAGGCCATCGACCCCCCGCAGTCCATCAAGGACGCGATGCAGAAGCAGATGCGGGCCGAGCGGGACAAGCGGGCCGCGATTCTCGGAGCGGAGGGGCAGCGCCAGTCGCAGATCCTCACCGCCGAGGGCGACAAGCAGGCCGCCGTCCTGCGCGCGGAGGGCAACCGCACCGCCGAGATCCTCAAGGCCGAGGGACAGTCCCGGGCGATCGACGAGGTCTTCCAGGCCGTGCACCGCAACGACCCCGACCCCAAACTCCTCGCCTACCAGTACCTCCAGGTGCTGCCCCAGCTCGCCCAGGGGTCGGGCAGCACCTTCTGGGTCATCCCCAGCGAGGTCACCTCCGCGCTCCAGGGGGTGTCCCGCGCCTTCACCGAAGCGCTGCCCCAGTCGCCCGCCACCCGCGAGAAGCCCTCCGACGAGGGCGCCGCCCAGGCCGCCAGCGACACGGCGCAGGCCGCGGAGGCCGCCGCCCAGGCCCTCGCCGACGCGGCCAGGGCCAACGGTGTGACGTCCGAGGCACAGCGCCCCGCCCCCGTGGCCGAGGACCGGTGAGACCGTCCCCGGGCGACGCGTGGGGCACACTCGGGTGTAAGGGTGTGTCCCTGCGGATCATTGCGAGGCCCGCATGTTCGATGTGCCGTTCTGGCTCTGGATAGCCTTCGCCGCGACCGTTGTCGTGTCGCTCGTCGTCGACCTGCTGGCCCATCGCAGCGCGCACGTCATCGGGTTCAAGGAAGCGGCGGCCTGGAGCGGGCTGTGGGTGGGACTCGCCCTGGTCTTCGGCGGGGTCGTCTTCCTCGTCCTGGGCGCGACGGCGGGCACGGAGTACACCACCGCGTGGCTGCTGGAGAAGAGCCTCTCGGTCGACAACCTCTTCGTCTTCGCCCTGATCTTCGCCTACTTCAAGGTGCCCCGCGCCTACCAGCACCGGGTGCTCTTCTTCGGCGTGATCGGCGCCCTGGTGTTCCGCGGCGTCTTCCTCGCCGCCGGCGTGGCCGTGGTGAGCCGGTTCACCGCCGTCCTGTTCGTCTTCGCGGCCATCCTCTTCTACAGCGTCTACAAGATCCTCAGGGGCGAGGAGGAGAGCTTCGACCCGGGCAGGAGCTTCGCCGTCCGGCTGCTGCGCAGAGTCATTCCGGTGCGGGACACCTACGCGGGCCCGAAGTTCTTCGTGAAGGAGGCGGGCAAGCACGTAGCGACGCCGTTGCTCGCCGTCGTCGCCGCGATCGAAGCGGCCGACCTGATCTTCGCCGTGGACAGCGTGCCGGCGGTCCTCGCCGTCAGCGACGACGCCTTCATCGTCTACACCAGCAATGCCTTCGCCATCCTGGGCCTGCGAGCCCTGTACTTCCTGCTGTCGGGGCTCCTGGACCGCTTCCACTACCTGAGCAAGGGCCTGGCGATCATCCTCGGGTTCATCGGCGTCAAGCTCATCCTCCAGGCGACTCACAAGATCGTCAGCCCCTCCGTGCCGGAGATCCCGTCCACGGTGAGCCTGGCGGTCATCGTCGTGGTCCTGGCGGTGTCGGTCGTCCTGAGCCTGCGGCGTCCCGCCGAGACCGCCGACACCGCCGACACCGCCGACGAGGACGCCGGCGCCCCGGAGGAGGAAGCCCTCGCCCCACCTCCGGCAGGGCGACGCGACCCCCGCTGAAGTGCCGAAAGAGCACAGGACTGTCCCCGCCGGACATACGAACGTAAAGTAGGGGCAAAAGCTGTTCAATAGCTCTTACCAGCGTGGACGTGAGAACCATGAGCAGTCGCACGCAGCAGACGAAGACGACGCAGGCCGAACCGCGGCAGGCCGCATCCCGGCAGGTCGACGCGAAGTACGAGACCATCTGCCCGTCCTGCGGGCACCGTGTTCCCGCGGAGGTCAAACGGCACAAGACGCTCGGGATCTACGTTCCGGTCTGGCATCCGGGCACGTGCCACAACCCCGACTGCGCCGAATCCACCACCGACCGGCACCGGTGACCGCCGGTTCGGAGTAGCGTGACGGGTGCTCTCCTCGGCGTCCGTGAGACCTCGTGCCGCGAGGACGTCGCGTACGGCGTGCCGCGCCGCGTTCTCGCGCGGGCGCCGGATCTCCCCCAGGGCTGTCGTCTCCCGCACGACTGTATGGCCACGCGGCTCAGGCACATGACCCCGGACCTCGGCCGGGGCGCCTGCCTCCTCGCGGCTGGCCGGCCCGACGGCCCGACGGCCCGGCGGGGCGCACCCGACCGCACCGGGCACAGGATGTCGGGTCCCGGGGGGCGGGGGTTCCCTAACGTGAGTGAACGAAGGGGAGGGAGCCGGGGGTGCTGGAACGGCTGAACCAGGCCATGGAGCACATCGAGGCGCATCTCGACCAGCCGGTCGACGTGGCCGGACTCGCGCGGATCGCGGTGACGTCGGAGTACCACTTCCGGCGCATGTTCTCCGCGCTGTCCGGCATGCCGCTCTCGGAGTACGTCCGCCGCAGGCGGCTGACCGTGGCGGGTGCGGAGGTGCTGTCCGGCGAGCGGACCCTGCTGGACATCGCGGTGCGCTGCGGCTACGGCTCGGGCGAGGCCTTCGCGCGGGCGTTCCGCGCCATGCACGGCGTGGGCCCGGGCGAGGCCCGGCGTACCGGCGCGGCGCTGCGGGCCCAGCCCCGGATGTCCTTCCGCCTCGTCGTCGAGGGGAGCGGCAGCATGCGGTACCGGATCCAGGACCGGGAGGAGTTCCGCGTCGTCGGCAGGAAGGCCCGTGTCCCTCTGGTCCACGAGGGCGCCAACCCGGCGATCGCCGAGTTCATCCGGGGCATCGGCCCGGGCACGCTGGAGCGGATCACCTCGCTTTCCGACCAGGAGCCGGAGGGGATCGTGGGGGTGTCCGACCAGATCGACCCGAGCCGCGCGGAGGGCACCCGACTCGACTACTACCACGGTGTCGTGACGAGCGCGGAGACGCCCACGGACCTGGACGCCCTCCAGGTCGCCGCCGGGACCTG
Coding sequences within it:
- a CDS encoding SPFH domain-containing protein, which gives rise to MEASAFLIAGVIVALLAVFTVVRAVRIVPQARARNVERLGRYHRTLKPGLSLVIPYIDRVYPVIDLREQVVSFKPQPVITEDNLVVEIDTVLYFQVTDPRAAFYEIASFLQAVEQLTVTTLRNVVGSMDLEKTLTSRDTINSQLRGVLDEATGKWGLRVNRVEIKAIDPPQSIKDAMQKQMRAERDKRAAILGAEGQRQSQILTAEGDKQAAVLRAEGNRTAEILKAEGQSRAIDEVFQAVHRNDPDPKLLAYQYLQVLPQLAQGSGSTFWVIPSEVTSALQGVSRAFTEALPQSPATREKPSDEGAAQAASDTAQAAEAAAQALADAARANGVTSEAQRPAPVAEDR
- a CDS encoding AraC family transcriptional regulator, which codes for MLERLNQAMEHIEAHLDQPVDVAGLARIAVTSEYHFRRMFSALSGMPLSEYVRRRRLTVAGAEVLSGERTLLDIAVRCGYGSGEAFARAFRAMHGVGPGEARRTGAALRAQPRMSFRLVVEGSGSMRYRIQDREEFRVVGRKARVPLVHEGANPAIAEFIRGIGPGTLERITSLSDQEPEGIVGVSDQIDPSRAEGTRLDYYHGVVTSAETPTDLDALQVAAGTWAVFENSGPFPHALQYLWRDVFTQWFPSNPYRSRPGPEILRVRPSEDGARADAELWIPVERATTA
- a CDS encoding TerC family protein; this translates as MFDVPFWLWIAFAATVVVSLVVDLLAHRSAHVIGFKEAAAWSGLWVGLALVFGGVVFLVLGATAGTEYTTAWLLEKSLSVDNLFVFALIFAYFKVPRAYQHRVLFFGVIGALVFRGVFLAAGVAVVSRFTAVLFVFAAILFYSVYKILRGEEESFDPGRSFAVRLLRRVIPVRDTYAGPKFFVKEAGKHVATPLLAVVAAIEAADLIFAVDSVPAVLAVSDDAFIVYTSNAFAILGLRALYFLLSGLLDRFHYLSKGLAIILGFIGVKLILQATHKIVSPSVPEIPSTVSLAVIVVVLAVSVVLSLRRPAETADTADTADEDAGAPEEEALAPPPAGRRDPR